Part of the Uloborus diversus isolate 005 chromosome 9, Udiv.v.3.1, whole genome shotgun sequence genome is shown below.
catgttttcattgtttTCGAACAATAATTATCTGGGAAAAAATAGTGCTAAAATTTTACGAGTTCCATGTTTTAATTGTCAATAAATACTTTAATGTAACTCAATGTTAACAATGTATGAGCAGTTTTTATGCGAATTTTTCTTTCCATTTGTTATTAAAGAGAACACTTTAAAAAGTTATAGGCAACATTTTATATCTTAATGTCACGTTAGAGCCCGTTCTACTTCTAGCTTTGGATTAGAttgtgaaaaaaagaatgaataaatttttcttgCTGTTTTAAACCGCTGGTGAACAAATATTCTCCAAGTAAAACTAAACTTCAGTCGGCGATAGGCACATTGAGACATTTTTTACTTGTACTTTTTACAAACTTAATaggattttttaattacaaattattttactttaaatgttaTATTCTATTAATCCTTCGCAAATATTTGATGTGCGGAAAAAAGAatacaaaataaatgtttcacctTAAATATTGAACAACATGTTTTCGACAATGTTTTCTATAATTGAAAGTACAGTAAACCCTCCTTTTACGCGGTTAcgattttacgcggtttaagatttgacaccttaattttattttacgcgggtGAGTTTCGGTTTCacgtggatgcggcaatgcaaacggataaaattttcccctctttcaaaatccaaactcctaaagagtGCAGatttacgcgtaatcaactgcattttggcgtgctaataatcaagcttgggccactggagatattttatgcgattggttccagagctctttccagaagcaaagttattaaactcgcacAGTTCAGAGCTCAttggaagaagagctttcaggAGTGACACAGGAGGCCAAAACCatcgaggataccgacatcggtgacgcACAACTAGAAACgttcacatttaaaaatttcagtcattcctagacaatagaaatgatctttctgatttgttagtgaaggaagattctatcatggaaatgacgcaagtgatcatggatgcgttaatgctctgcaaagaattgcaGAGAAAAGTTCTttatgactgccaaaagactatcatagccagctcctctttataaacagaacacgaaattaatttctgttttctttatacatatagtgcataaaagtcgatataagcacacattaaacttattgtaattagtcatcactagaatgaagtattttgttatctacggaacaaaacccctattttaacacttgtattaggtctcaatttacgcggcatttccgtggaacgtaaccccctgcgtaaaacgagggtctactctCTACTGTATCGAAAATTTGAATGCTCTGCAGCAAAATGTTTGGTTCTCAAAGGTTTAATATGCCTCACTGGATAACAGCACTATTTCTGGGACAACTCTGTGTGAAAATTCTCTCCGTCAGACTAACCGCCAGAGTTCAGTTGAAAAAACTTGTTTTGCATAGTCTAAAAGTAAGTCATACACGCCTACTAATTATTGATCATTTCATTTGTGACCACCAGTAAGCAATTTCTCACGGTGATAATATCGAAACGTGACTCGAACCGCACAGCTGGCTGTGTACATGTGATATGTTAATCGCGTCTATCGAATTAATGTTAGAGATTTATGTTTTGATTATACATGAGCTCGCTGTATAAAGATACAAACtagaaaaaatattatagtttCGTTGTTTGAAGAAGATTTATGTATACATAAAGCAAATCAAAATACTGACTAAAAggcttccccctccccccaaagctCGTTACCGCATCATTATGATGTGGTGAACGAATTTGAtgccaagttttaaattttttttttattgagcaatcacgattgcttattgctttcatttgactgtttttggcgtgctatcattttattttttcaccgccacgctccgcagcatcaccgtcgaccggctcctcacgatgctgctcctatagcgaaagccgtctccaggttgcgtccatgtcctacacacacgcgcatttatacataactacacacacacgcacgcacacacatatacacacaaacacatacacacacatgcataaacacatgcacaaacacacacacgcatacacacagacacctacacatacatatatccacacacacatgcataaacacatgcacaaacacacacacgcatacacacagacacctacacatacacacacatatatccacacacacatgcataaacatgcacaaacacacacaaacgcatacacacagacacctacacatacacacaactacccacacattcatgcctgcacacagacacaaacacatatgcctatacacacatacacatacccccccccccacacacacacattcacaactacccacacacttatgccagcacacagacacaaacacacatgtctacacacacatacacataccccctacacacaaacacataccccccacacacaaacacacacgcctacatatacacactcgtgactgcgaaaaacataatttgaattcaaaacgttaaaattcaaatttttttttttttttttgcatattttgaatgCAGGGTACTAACCTAGGGGGAGGGGTTCATGATTTTGATAGGGTTTTTCCCCCTAGTTTTTCTAGGGAGTGGAGGGGCTCTGACTCTTGAGGGGCGGTATGTCCTTGCTCTTGAGGGTTGGATGGGCACTCCTGTTAAATGTTCCTATTAACTCTATAGAAATAATTTATCTGAcgtcaaaaatgtttttcctgGCTTCTAAGATTGTATAATATTTGTTTGGATTTCTGCGTCACGTTATCACATCATGGGCTGTCCTCGCCGAGACCTttcaaaaaaccaaaaacaaaatttgttcgaatcagaCTTATTCCCTCAAAAgttgttgggagggggggggaggagacggACAGgcacacattttccccatctcaaaaccctttgttttaatttaattttttcagtatttaatcattTCATTCTTGACTTCTTTTTGTTCTTCGCAATGATTTTACGATGCATTCATGtcttgactatttttttttcctacttttcatgGAAAGTAGGCTAGAAAAGAAATATCCTCACTTGTTCGACGGATTTTTGGTTCATCAGTAACTTTCAGTTAACTTCGAAGTGTTAAAGGAATTTTTCCCAGAAAAAAGATAATGCACTGGAAGTCGACAGACAATATGACGGTGTTATGAAATACAAAGTATTGCTCTcttaaagcgatttttttctCCTTGAAAGATGTTTATGCTTTTACCTACTTAACATTAAACCACAACCAGATCTTTCCGATTTCCTTATTAAATTCCGGTTCTCGTTTAACCAGGGCTTGTTATAAGCGAATTCGATTGCTCTGTGATTTACAATCATAtgaaattctgaaaataaaattgtgcttatagGTGTTCATTTTCACTGGTCAAACTTCGCTTTATTCAAtgcttattaaaataaagttttttttctttcttttgatctTTACTAATCATAAAGCTGAATGTCCGGATATCTATCGGAATATCTGTGACGcacaaagcgcctagaccgttcaaccgattttcatgaaattaggcacagaattagtttgcagcatgagAATGTACacattgaagcgatttttcgaaaattcgattttgttctttttctgttccaattttaggaacattttacagagcaaattatcataacgtggaaaagtaaattatcgaattatcataacgtggaaccgtaacatgggcgagcaaatgaacatagcaaattagaaattcatcatccattatttgtaaacatacttGCGAACTAAATGACCTATTAATGtactactacgggcaaagccgtgagggtaccgctAGCTGGAAATAAAGTGagagaaaacatttatttatatacaaaTAATAACCATTATAAGGTTGAGGATAAACTTCAGCCTAGTTCCAGACTCGTAAGACCTTGGTATTTTTGAGCTTGTAGTAATTACTATTTGTGTTCTTAACTATATGAGGGTTGCTGTGAAAGAAGAATAAGATGGACCCATTTATATTACGGGAAAACCAGATTCTTGGTAAAGTTTTATTGTTCGCATTTTCAGACTCATTACCAAATCtgaaaggaatttcaaaagaaatggATGCTACTGTCTTgaacttgtttttaaaaacatgtttctggaGAATTGATATTTCGCAAGAAATTAACTTCCTTGTTTGAACTAGTTTCACTTAAATTAAAGCTCTAGGAAAATTTGTAGAAGTTGCatgtaattttaataattataccTATTGCTCTTTTATAGTGTGTTAGCTTAAAACTTGTTTCTAAAGATTTATTCTTAAATGCATTACGACAATGAAGTTTCGTTTTCAAAAGAAGCCGAATGTTTATTCTTTAAAGTGGAACAAAGAAAAATCTCAACTGCTCCATAATACAATGAGAATACTTTTCATGAGATggctagaaaatgaaatttcatttcagatttaatgatctttaaagcagttttttactttgccaactAATCGCCGTTTGAATGCTAAACAGTGCTACCAAAGTGCTGGTTTCTAGATTATTTACTTTAACTAGTACCTTAAAAGGGAAGTACATAAGTACAGATAGTTGGATTCCAGGCACGTGACCAGTAAACTCAGGAGCGCCCCGAACTTACATTTTAGGATGGCGGAAATTCGcaatttgcagaatggaactctaaatttcgctgaatgatggtaattttgccgaatagagctccaaatttgACCAAATCgtgagacaaaatttgccgaataaagaaattttttgaaggtcACGGTGATGTGATCTCCCAGCGGGGCGTCCCTGAGTGAACCACTTAATGCTCATTCATTAGTTCAACCTATTAAATAGATCAAGAGTAGTTTTATCTTTCTCCTATTTTTGTATGAAAGGGACATATTAATGTCATATTTATTTATACAGGGTggtccaaaaatgactgatatatttgaaaaatcaataaaaagtaaacggGCTGCGAgagaaatataccgtttgttaCTTCATGCTTGGCATAAcagtaaattttcaaactttcaaaattagttataaTGTTCCTCatcagatggcgctgcaggtattttaaaaggtataaaagaaaatgcaatctGTAAGATTGCCAAAATGACCGGTTTACTTGAAAAATCAATCGCCATATGTTGAGGAACATTGCAACTAAATTTGAAAGTTTGTcggtttgaaaatttattgttgtcccccaagcataatgcaacaaatgGTATATTTATATCGCTGCCcgttttgtttttattgatttttcaagtgtatcagtcatttttggaacaccttgtacaggggcggcatttcagcatttcgtttggggggtcgagtttcttgaacatgaatttcctcagaacggtataaaatacatattgtttaacaagaactgataattaaatggttttaatgttaagaataattaggtttgtaaagaaccaattaaaaaattttcgaccgaagctttaaatttattttgttataagttatctcacaaaatatctcggtactagtttttattttttagtaaagttttaatctgctatttttgaagtcaggaagaacagaaaattttgtaactatagttaatcaatatccaatgacttaatttattgccagtatagctaaagaggaaggacttgctttgcctcattgcgcttcgaaggcaattctctaacctcctgagacacgaaagtcaaaattggttgacgttcagttctcctacaacctacaactttctggttgtgtgcgtagttttttacatcgatgaagaggctccattattgtagccttaaaatagctatatgctgtattttcgtgtaaatttgtgctttatttacatcggtttttcaatttaatcacggaagtcatctttcaaatgactgaaatgattgaaacagtcaaaaaacaatggaagcaagaaagttatgtcaaaaaagcacatttcctttagattcgtctctttaaaataaccaagaaagctttttaaataggctagtatttattttgtatcattaaaaagtataatcacaattcacaaaacaattcctctttccttatgctattacttataagtgtaaaattttctttttcgctttctataaccgacctacataatattgaagttaagaccaataataaatctatctcattaaatcctgtctcaatttcttgagaaactgaattgatcagtttattcaaaatattgatttaatattttcactaaaacttcatctgggttttgtcacctcttccacattggcatacattaaaaactgttacgaaaagttctgtcacaaagttccacacctggttcaagtatgcattaatgcgaaaattactaagagtttcaattgtcaatccaagaattaagattagcaaattaaaatttttatgatagagtgtagcatttatcaaaaaaacgctccgcagtataaataaagtaaacaaaaaattcagacaaaggcttacatattaaaatgacatcaaattttttatcaatgaaaaggtcgctttccagtaattcttccatggggcttttataactcttgaagaccatcttgtgtcactcagagattgtcaagtaaagagcctcaagatacatttgttgatgtgaaagtattttttgatgtgagatgtttttcaaaaatagcatatctttacaaaacgttcccatgaaagcatatgatacaccgagttgctaaaatgtgtttctagtacatggcgtcaatgaacacttactagctgaacattaagttataatatgagcataaaaatttatgtaaactgacatagaatttacgcgtaaaaattgcacagactctacactgtacgggtatctcatacaagatgctccgtcataacatagattactcaattttgaaatatttaacccatatgaagagattacttctttagtaaggcaaacacttatcctccatcagttttttctgttctgaaaattcaggcaaatgattttctaagttatctaaattgaattttaccattttatattattcttagtgaaaaatttgggggtgcaaccgccccctctcgcaccccctatttgccgcccctgacccTGTATATGATGAATGTTTCATCTTCTTTTACGTTATTATTCCAATGCTGGTGAAATACGTTCACTCACgcaattatgtttttcttttcaggtGGGCACCCGGAACCCTCCAGTTTCTTCGAAATGAGCAGCACCAGTAAAGAATCTTCAAACTGCTAAGTCATTCTTCAGTATTCTACTGCTATGGAACCATACAACGCCAATCAACCCTTGTATGCAATTTACCGGAATGGTACCACCAACACCTTCGAAGACAAACCCGAACAGATCTATTCCGATCCTGAGATCGTGATGAAGAATTCCAACAACGAGAAATATGCGGTCAAATACATCATGGAAAAGTATGACTCTCTACGGTGTCTAAATAGCCAAATCGATAACATGCATATATCGTCTGATTCGGGGGATTCTGTCGCGAAGGACTCTTTGAGCGGCACTGCTGAGGATCCTGCCGTCGATTACGATGACGATGACTATGTCCAAGAAGATCATGGTGAACTATCTGAACAGGACATTGTACAGGTGGAAGTGTTCTTCCGCAGTCATAAGACATACGTCTCGGTCTGCCACTGCCTAGCCAACCTGTATTTCACCATGGCAGACCAGAAAACCAAAGAGTGGGAGCTGGCTAGGACAGGAATACCTGTCCTCCTCCTGGACAAAGGCGACACCAAGGCCAGGAACAAAAGAATGCTCCAGATAGTGCTGGCAGAGAAAGGATCTGGTTTCGTCCTCTGGAAGGACATTATTGACAATCTCTCGAACTATAAAGCAGAAGAGAGTTGTACGTTCCACACAATGTATTTGTCGAGCGACCATCGGAAAATGGCTGGACTGAGCTTCGATATCCCAGATGCTGCTGAGAAGTTTTTGCGGGAAATCGAGCAGCTGACGTCAGATCCTTTGAACATAAGTCTTTCAGTTCCGAAGCAGAAGAAGAAGAAACAGAAAGCTCCGAAGAAAGAAAAGGTTAGTGCTGAAAGTGACATAAAATGTGCTCCATGCTTGTTTATCTGATTGATttcatatcgtcacctcagagcaacagtagggtactgtccaaccacggattgtatggaattttcaaacgtccagataagacgactctatctgaatgaggaggaaaagtaaaaatttgaggccgtcattccgctcatttgaatgagactctgcttctgcaaaagctggcatcgctaaaaaataatagattcgtccatttccggctgtaaaacggatgtttgtctttccatacaatccgtggttagacagtatcatactgttattcctaggattagacGTCTTACTGTTGCTCTCTGTCGACGATACGTAAAAACGAAATTGAATTAGTATGCCATAACTgctgatttattaattttttcggACTAAGATGGAATTTTTAAGGCACAGCTGTCAACCTTTTTCTTActtattaagaaattttaaataagtagttGAACTGATATGAATTATTTATTCCTGTAAtattggtaaatttcaaagcattcTCAATAGTTTAGTAAAAGTATGTCAACGTGAATAAATATattgaattaaaaagttaaaaagtcttaactatttttaattattaagcacttttattatacttggcctgattatcacggagtaatctgaggcttgcttttgcttatattttagcaactagatcacttagagaattctggatttcactaaatgatttacttaatcttaaggtacaacttaacgctgaaaaattaaaattctgaaataaaattattatttcggttatgcttcaacactcaaatttatgattgaaagctagataatgataaaacattctctacatgacttgagccgcacttttcttcgtttgtgaagtctttatcttggaataattgaaacctacaggaatacttaaattgtccttttttacccagaaaagctattttatttttttgagttcattataataagtgcttagtatttaaaaaaaaaaatccgttatttTTATTAGTACATGTGTACACGTTGTCATACCTTTACT
Proteins encoded:
- the LOC129229332 gene encoding uncharacterized protein LOC129229332 isoform X2 — protein: MEPYNANQPLYAIYRNGTTNTFEDKPEQIYSDPEIVMKNSNNEKYAVKYIMEKYDSLRCLNSQIDNMHISSDSGDSVAKDSLSGTAEDPAVDYDDDDYVQEDHGELSEQDIVQVEVFFRSHKTYVSVCHCLANLYFTMADQKTKEWELARTGIPVLLLDKGDTKARNKRMLQIVLAEKGSGFVLWKDIIDNLSNYKAEESCTFHTMYLSSDHRKMAGLSFDIPDAAEKFLREIEQLTSDPLNISLSVPKQKKKKQKAPKKEKVKQPRKCDISTPCCFQHVTNVALDDKKKLFSMATLLSPGERVNT